A genomic window from Lycium barbarum isolate Lr01 chromosome 4, ASM1917538v2, whole genome shotgun sequence includes:
- the LOC132637234 gene encoding uncharacterized protein LOC132637234 produces MVKEMVSSNLREGLSKVTQSRLVSSLLLLKCYQGCSISYEGGIGVRSLQEITESFSAKLWWTFRTAESLWTKFMKAKYSMRIHPMARKWNYTHSHTWRRLMKIRDKVDHLIHWKINKGNSNIWWDNWMGTGKLARLNTNTSINSPLHHYIHHKEWDMNKLLKVFPLEMVNNIQNIKIHSLDNSDLPIWTPTCDRKFTCKSAWNAMREANLTSLVNKKMWHKKCHSKSPFSSGDCSGTELLFGHQETQEHLFHDSMISKDIWKERCKSRFEDIKMSKARVISNTYQQMVLLVHKQFNTINPFMHWSNFMEITEQAKPLFKTTAVKWNFPGLGTLKLNSDGCSKGNLGPSGGESDSKLLVEWITGKSKPPWSLMDMVELIQHNLESIQDKTIHHIYRECNKLADSLANWGLSHRHTIWMNNFQELPRETRGELKVDKMQIPSFRNSIVKNSFYMYRSMYRNFLFDVP; encoded by the exons ATGGTAAAAGAAATGGTTTCTTCAAATCTCAGAGAGGGGTTAAGCAAGGTGACCCAATCTCGCCTAGTCTCTTCATTATTGCTTCTGAAGTGCTACCAAGGTTGCTCAATAAGCT ATGAGGGGGGCATTGGTGTAAGATCTCTGCAAGAAATTACAGAATCCTTCTCTGCTAAGCTATGGTGGACTTTCAGAACAGCCGAGTCCTTATGGACCAAGTTTATGAAGGCCAAATATTCTATGAGAATTCACCCGATGGCTAGAAAGTGGAACTATACTCATTCACACACATGGAGAAGACTCATGAAGATTAGAGACAAAGTGGATCATCTAATCCATTGGAAGATCAATAAAGGCAATTCTAACATCTGGTGGGATAACTGGATGGGGACTGGAAAACTTGCTCGGCTTAACACTAATACCTCCATCAACAGCCCCTTACACCACTATATCCACCACAAGGAGTGGGACATGAATAAGCTTTTAAAAGTTTTCCCTCTTGAGATGGTGAACAACATTCAGAATATTAAAATCCATTCCTTAGATAATAGTGATCTCCCTATATGGACTCCAACCTGCGATAGGAAGTTCACCTGTAAATCCGCATGGAATGCTATGAGAGAGGCTAATCTTACCTCTCTGGTCAACAAAAAGATGTGGCATAAAAAATGCCATTCAAAATCTCCTTTTTCATCTGGGGATTGCTCAGGAACAGAACTGCT GTTTGGTCATCAGGAGACCCAGGAACACCTCTTCCATGATAGCATGATCAGCAAAGAT ATCTGGAAAGAAAGGTGCAAAAGCAGATTTGAAGATATCAAGATGTCCAAGGCTAGAGTAATAAGCAACACTTATCAACAGATGGTGCTATTGGTCCACAAGCAATTCAACACAATCAATCCCTTCATGCACTGGAGTAATTTCATGGAAATCACAGAACAAGCAAAACCTCTCTTTAAAACAACTGCTGTAAAATGGAATTTCCCTGGACTTGGGACCCTAAAGCTGAACTCAGATGGATGCTCAAAAGGGAACCTAGGTCCCAGTGGAGGGG AAAGTGATTCTAAGCTTCTGGTTGAGTGGATCACTGGCAAGTCTAAACCCCCATGGAGTTTGATGGACATGGTGGAACTGATTCAACACAACCTAGAATCTATTCAAGACAAAACAATTCATCACATTTACAGAGAATGCAACAAGCTTGCGGACAGCCTTGCCAACTGGGGACTGAGCCATAGACACACCATATGGATGAACAACTTTCAAGAACTACCAAGAGAAACAAGAGGAGAGCTGAAAGTTGACAAAATGCAAATACCATCTTTTAGGAATTCCATTGTTAAAAACTCTTTCTACATGTATAGATCAATGTATAGGAATTTCCTGTTTGATGTGCCTTGA
- the LOC132637235 gene encoding uncharacterized protein LOC132637235, protein MQHCEVHPQTFRCFMVRELKKSTPTAFVIDVNGFELTFKLLYFALMTGLKCFGEEIVVNSKKNRLLDTYFGGSNKSVKKGELLECFEDQNWGVDDDAGGDAVKIALLYFIHIYILSGEKNNVVIPRLHFDLVESRRYVDYTWGKEAFDDLVRIKNGDRIPRKFNWKTIDGTPHFKDLMTGMFNDDESEDRLTYRNIVPTISEIEELRLRPYLSDNSASTGQQQVADDYDDFSSTPPHVSAAKQPQNKGVSESPPHKKPRQMPMVPSPLKKTTSPITHIGSHPSGGRLTRRHGLASTGHASAVEKESAPIPNPPSAVPVDILSTSKSEDISGLREELNEFKYKVYAEFKDLHKTINENFAKVFEYTKVNQTTKKSADEYIPRDAGVQMQTDTGHAASTEGVGMQQFDVPDIGMDRRNESGETLKESTEELQEGGDNFGEQKESTICIDQIHLTEYIVEFPEDTVSVKSPVLSANSADIAEVLADISRTGWSSGPSHDKSAVLQEDRSIFETPPKVGENVIPLSQFLLPDELLPSQTPERRMVLHPSVARNRRPTGSKHITVLIFKKKHPFADPITGPVDIELFDKYLEWIRKGLLVRHENKKNNEDRYRKKMAALENDANYTYNFGITVVENKNWFYQLSMSGQMWNDEHVDVIFYYLRKKGKYDRRSTFKYTTVDCLFMRKVDQTYLAYNNPETGPNVANEEDDICQYVKGYRLHANVSWHSIDNIFIPVNIKEDNHWILVVLSFNDRDCGVYVAAFAEYLSTGEGIPAQIDATMLRNRYIALLWDYAARKIDEHAMSDIEAPPKPVRPAVDYGKADKIDVT, encoded by the exons ATGCAGCATTGTGAAGTTCATCCACAGACGTTCAGGTGTTTTATGGTTAGAGAGCTGAAAAAAAGTACCCCTACTGCCTTTGTTATTGATGTTAATGGTTTCGAATTGACGTTCAAGCTTTTATATTTTGCATTAATGACTGGGTTGAAGTGTTTTGGGGAAGAAATTGTTGTTAACTCTAAGAAAAACAGACTCTTGGATACATATTTTGGGGGTTCCAACAAAAGTGTGAAAAAGGGTGAATTGCTTGAATGCTTTGAGGATCAGAATTGGGGCGTTGACGATGATGCAGGCGGAGATGCTGTAAAGATTGCATTACTGTATTTTATCCATATATACATCCTATCCGGTGAGAAAAACAATGTAGTCATTCCAAGGCTCCATTTTGACTTGGTAGAGAGTAGGCGGTACGTAGACTATACATGGGGAAAGGAAGCGTTTGATGATTTGGTCAGAA TAAAAAATGGAGATCGTATTCCCAGAAAGTTCAACTGGAAAACTATAGACGGGACTCCACACTTTAAAGATCTCATGACTGGCATGTTCAATGATGACGAGTCAGAG GACCGTCTTACTTATAGGAATATTGTGCCGACCATCAGTGAGATTGAGGAACTTCGATTGCGTCCATATCTCTCCGATAATTCTGCATCGACAGGTCAACAACAGGTGGCGGATGACTATGATGATTTTAGTTCGACACCACCACATGTGTCTGCGGCCAAGCAGCCTCAAAATAAAGGTGTATCAGAATCTCCACCTCACAAGAAGCCTAGACAGATGCCAATGGTACCATCGCCATTGAAGAAGACCACATCTCCAATTACACATATTGGTAGTCATCCGAGTGGTGGACGATTGACCAGACGTCATGGGTTGGCATCAACTGGGCATGCTTCAGCAGTGGAAAAGGAATCAGCTCCAATACCCAACCCCCCGTCTGCTGTTCCTGTTGACATCCTATCCACCAGCAAATCCGAGGATATCTCTGGTTTGAGGGAGGAACTcaatgagtttaagtataaa GTTTACGCCGAATTCAAGGATCTTCACAAAACCATCAACGAAAATTTTGCCAAGGTTTTTGAATATACGAAAGTGAATCAAACTACAAAAAAG TCAGCCGACGAGTACATTCCACGGGATGCTGGAGTACAAATGCAAACCGACACGGGTCATGCAGCGTCAACAGAG GGAGTTGGCATGCAACAGTTTGATGTGCCTGATATTGGAATGGATCGCCGCAACGAAAGTGGGGAAACATTAAAGGAATCTACTGAAGAACTTCAAGAAGGTGGTGATAATTTTGGAGAACAAAAAGAATCGACGATATGCATAGATCAAATACATCTGACC GAATACATAGTTGAGTTTCCCGAAGACACCGTATCTGTCAAATCGCCAGTCTTATCAGCAAACTCTGCTGACATAGCAGAGGTTCTAGCTGATATTTCTCGCACAGGCTGGTCTTCGGGTCCCTCTCATGACAAGAGTGCTGTATTGCAGGAAGATCGTTCTATTTTCGAGACGCCGCCCAAAGTTGGTGAGAATGTGATTCCCTTATCTCAATTTCTTTTGCCTGACGAGTTGCTTCCAAGCCAAACTCCTGAAAGAAGAATGGTTTTGCATCCGTCAGTGGCCCGGAATAGGCGTCCTA CTGGTTCGAAACACATCACTGTCCTCATTTTTAAGAAGAAGCATCCATTCGCGGATCCTATCACTGGCCCAGTCGACATAGAGCTTTTTGATAAATACTTGGAGTGGATTCGCAAGGGACTGCTTGTCCGGCATGAAAATAA AAAGAACAATGAAGACCGTTACAGAAAGAAGATGGCAGCTTTGGAGAATGATGCAAATTATACTTATAATTTTGGCATCACAGTAGTAGAGAACAAAAACTGGTTCTACCAGTTATCAATGAGTGGCCAGATGTGGAATGATGAG CACGTTGACGTAATTTTCTACTACTTGCGAAAGAAAGGAAAGTATGATAGAAGGAGCACTTTCAAATACACAACAGTTGACTGTCTCTTCATGCGAAAGGTTGATCAAACATATCTTGCATACAACAACCCGGAAACTGGACCCAATGTAGCCAACGAAGAAGACGATATATGTCAATATGTTAAGGGCTACAGATTGCATGCAAATGTCTCGTGGCATTCAATTGACAATATTTTTATACCTGTCAACATCAAAGAGGATAATCATTGGATTTTGGTCGTACTCTCATTCAATGacag ggattgtggtgtgtacGTAGCTGCGTTCGCTGAATATCTAAGCACTGGTGAAGGTATCCCAGCACAAATTGATGCAACAATGCTCCGCAATAGGTACATCGCACTCCTTTGGGACTATGCTGCACGGAAGATCGATGAACATGCTATGAGCGACATTGAGGCACCACCAAAACCAGTTAGGCCAGCAGTGGATTATGGCAAAGCTGACAAAATTGATGTTACTTAG
- the LOC132637236 gene encoding uncharacterized protein LOC132637236, protein MAKAYTQEDFDELMGKVEKTDFRVAEYLELAGREKWARVYATANRGWTMTSNIAECINRHLVAARELPIFDFLEEVEPSTEYLYTIYDAGRRFIVKLDNITCSCRMFQIDEIPCLHAWAIIKKKNLMADDYCSELFKPHTVVKTYDVTVDPLPDEREWKIPTYISEDVVFPPRYKRPPGRPKKRRDKSLFELLLGKKRHACSTCGQTGHNRRSCSNAPRRK, encoded by the exons ATGGCAAAAGCGTACACGCAGGAAGATTTTGATGAGCTTATGGGGAAAGTTGAGAAGACAGATTTTCGGGTGGCAGAGTATTTGGAATTGGCTGGAAGAGAAAAGTGGGCTAGAGTGTATGCAACTGCTAACCGAGGGTGGACAATGACTTCAAACATAGCAGAGTGTATTAATCGTCACCTTGTAGCAGCAAGAGAGCTTCCTATATTTGATTTTCTAGAAGAA GTCGAACCATCAACCGAATACTTGTACACAATATATGATGCAGGAAGGCGTTTCATCGTTAAATTGGACAACATAACTTGCAGTTGTCGGATGTTTCAAATAGACGAAATTCCATGCCTACATGCATGGGCTATCATTAAGAAGAAAAATCTAATGGCTGATGATTACTGTTCCGAATTGTTCAAACCGCATACCGTGGTGAAGACGTATGATGTCACCGTGGATCCTCTCCCTGACGAGCGGGAATGGAAGATTCCAACATACATATCAGAGGATGTGGTTTTTCCACCAAGATACAAGAGACCTCCCGGTAGGCCGAAGAAAAGGCGTGATAAGTCGTTATTTGAATTGCTTCTTGGAAAAAAGAGACATGCTTGCAGTACTTGTGGACAGACTGGACACAATAGACGATCTTGTAGTAATGCTCCTAGAAGGAAGTAG